The Thermus tengchongensis region CAATGGAGGGCATGGTGTCGGAGGAGACCCTCAGGGCGTGGCTTTGGGAGGACCTGGGCCATGGGGACCTCACCAGCCAGCTGGTGGTGCCCGAGGACCTATGGGGTCAAGCGGTGATCTTGGCCAAGGCGGAAGGGGTTATCGCCGGGCTTCCCGTGGCCCAGGCGGTCTTCGCCCTGGCCGAACCCCGCATTGCCTTCACCGGGCTCGTGGCCGAAGGGGAGAGGGTGGAGCCTGGACAGGAGGTGGCCCGCCTCGAGGGGCCCCTCAGGGGCATCCTGGCGGGGGAGCGGCTGGCCCTCAACCTCCTCCAGCGCCTATCCGGCATCGCCACCCTCACCCGGGCCTACGTGGAAGCCCTCAAGGGGACCAAGGCCCAGGTGCTGGACACCCGCAAGACCACCCCGGGCCTCCGGGCCCTGGAGAAGTACGCGGTGCGGGTGGGCGGGGGAAAGAACCACCGCTTCGGCCTCTTTGACGGGATTCTCCTCAAGGAGAACCACCTCCGGGCAGCGGGGGGCGTGGCCCAGGCGGTGCGCCGGGCCAAGGCCGGGGCGCCCCACTACCTGAAGGTGGAGGTGGAGGTGACGAGCCTGGCCGAGCTGGGGGAGGCCCTGGAGGCGGGGGCGGACCTGATCCTCCTGGACAACTTCTCCGTGGAAGACCTGCGGGAAGCGGTGCGCCGCGTGGGGGGGCGGGTGCCCCTCGAGGCCAGCGGCAACATGACCCTGGAGCGCGCCCGCCAGGCGGCGGAGGCCGGGGTGGACTACGTGAGCGTGGGGGCCCTCACCCACTCGGCCAAGGCCCTGGACCTTTCCCTCCTGGTGGTGAAGCCATGATGGCATGCTGTGCTACCATGAGGGCATGGTGCGGACCCAGGTGCAGCTTCCCGAGGAACAGGCCCAGCGCCTAAAGGCCCTGGCCCAGGAGGAAGGGGTATCCCTGGCGGAGCTGGTGCGCCGGGCGGTGGAGAGCTATCTCCTGGAGAGGGAGAACGGGGGTTTTTCCGAGCGGGCAGAGCGGGCCTTGGCCGTGGTGGGCCGCTTTGCCTCGGGCCTTACCGATGTGAGCCAGGAGCACGACCGCTACCTGGCGATGGGTGAGGACCACCTTGGCCGTCTTCGTTGACACCTCGGCCCTTTACGCCCTCCTGGACCGGGACGATGCCCGGCACCCGGAGGCGGCGGAAAGGTTTCGCCGCCTCTTGGCGGCCCGGGAGCGGTTGGTAACCCACAGCTACGTGGTGGTGGAAAGCGTGGCCTTGGTTCAGAGAAGGTTGGGCCTCGAGGCGGTGCGGGCCCTTTGCCACGGCCTGTTGGAGGTGGTCCATACCGTTCCTGTGGACGAGGACCTGCACCAGGTGGCCCTGACCGCCCTCCTGGCCTCCGGGAGGAGGGAGATCAGCCTGGTGGACTGGACCAGTTTTTTCTTCATGCAACGAAGGGGTTTAAGGAAGGCC contains the following coding sequences:
- a CDS encoding ribbon-helix-helix domain-containing protein — translated: MVRTQVQLPEEQAQRLKALAQEEGVSLAELVRRAVESYLLERENGGFSERAERALAVVGRFASGLTDVSQEHDRYLAMGEDHLGRLR
- the nadC gene encoding carboxylating nicotinate-nucleotide diphosphorylase; the protein is MVSEETLRAWLWEDLGHGDLTSQLVVPEDLWGQAVILAKAEGVIAGLPVAQAVFALAEPRIAFTGLVAEGERVEPGQEVARLEGPLRGILAGERLALNLLQRLSGIATLTRAYVEALKGTKAQVLDTRKTTPGLRALEKYAVRVGGGKNHRFGLFDGILLKENHLRAAGGVAQAVRRAKAGAPHYLKVEVEVTSLAELGEALEAGADLILLDNFSVEDLREAVRRVGGRVPLEASGNMTLERARQAAEAGVDYVSVGALTHSAKALDLSLLVVKP
- a CDS encoding type II toxin-antitoxin system VapC family toxin codes for the protein MAVFVDTSALYALLDRDDARHPEAAERFRRLLAARERLVTHSYVVVESVALVQRRLGLEAVRALCHGLLEVVHTVPVDEDLHQVALTALLASGRREISLVDWTSFFFMQRRGLRKALAFDEHFWEQGFSPVDA